The Pecten maximus chromosome 14, xPecMax1.1, whole genome shotgun sequence genome includes a region encoding these proteins:
- the LOC117342042 gene encoding uncharacterized protein LOC117342042 — MDIKLFLILVVMLSALQQGPAAYRDFTCVEPEPGYAKRIFYYFTAREIERMCPARADLMWRIGSEVFCNLLGVLITILLGYAPTIRNNTRERWTAMISMFQEWRTRPSLCPHCGTAPCQVKRRSLWKPSGSRKRDNANFKERSNAMMLFQLWARAVCGAYKGTPTG; from the exons ATGGATATCAAGTTATTCTTGATACTTGTGGTAATGCTTAGCGCATTGCAGCAAGGTCCTGCTGCTTATCGGGACTTTACGTG CGTGGAGCCCGAACCAGGATATGCCaaaagaatattttattactttacTGCGAGAGAAATTGAGAGAATGTGTCCAGCGAGAGCCGATCTTATGTGG CGAATTGGAAGCGAGGTATTTTGCAATCTCCTCGGCGTCCTTATAACCATACTGTTGGGTTATGCGCCAACGATTAGAAACAACACCAGAGAGAGATGGACAGCCATGATTTCCATGTTCCAGGAATGGAGAACTC GTCCTTCCCTCTGTCCCCACTGCGGAACAGCTCCATGCCAGGTGAAGCGGAGATCACTCTGGAAGCCCTCCGGATCCCGTAAAAGGGACAACGCGAATTTCAAGGAGCGTTCAAACGCAATGATGTTGTTTCAACTATGGGCTAGAGCTGTCTGCGGTGCTTACAAAGGAACTCCCACAGGATGA